CTCATTGTGATAAATACCGTGCACGTAAATTCTGTCTAGAAGACTGGGTTTTAAATGGGACCACTTGTGACCCCTCCAACCTTTCTTGGAAATTTACTTGGAATGGTAATTCTGTCTAAAGATTTTATTTTAACGATTTTTTTCTGAAAATTACTGAATCGGTTTAAATCACTAGTTGAATTTTTGAATGCAAAATTACCCAATTTccccaacaagtggtatcagagccgaagGTTCGTCCTTTGGCCTGtttgtatttttttatattgaATACTATTATTTGAGTCTGTAATGGAATCAAACGATTCCACATCAAGAGTTACATCTGAGGCATCGGTTTCCTCGTCCACATGGTCAATGACTTCAATGTCAAGTTTGAAACTGGCGTGGAGATATTTGACGGTACTAGTCATTTCGGCATGTGGCAAGGCGAGGTCATAGACTCCCTTTTTCAACAGGGACTTGACATTgccattgaagaaaagaaaccaaaTGACATAGAAGAGAAGGAGTGGAGTACCATAAATCGGTTGGTATGCGGAACTATTCGATCGTGTTTTTTCAAAGAGTTAAAGTATGCTTTCAAGAACGAGACTTCTGCATAAAAGTTGCGGAAGGCATTGGAGGAGAAATTTCTGAAGAACAGTGGTCAGAATAAACTCCTAATGAAGAAAAGATTGTTCCAATTCGATTACCAACCAGGTACTAAAATGAATGAACACATCACTATGTTTAATCAGTTAGTAGCAGACCTGTTAAATTTAGATGTAAATTTGAAAATGAAgatttgattttgatgttgttgtCATCCCTTCCTAATGAATTTGAACATTTGGAGACTACGTTACTTCATGGGAAGGAAAATATGTCTTTAGATGTTGTATGTTCTGTTTCGTATAGTCATGAATTGAGAAAATAgcataaaatgaaaaataaaggagCTACAGCAGATGAAGTGTTAGTGACAAGAGGTCGTCAACAAAGCCAATCAAAGAGGAGAAGAGGAAGGTCCAAATCGAAAAAAAAGTTGCCAAAGATGAGTGTACTTTTTGTCGTGAGAAAGGGCACTGGAAGAAAGACTGTCCAAAGtcgaagaagaaagagaaagctGCGCAAGACGTAAATGTTGCAGAGTGCAAAAGTGATAcagaatcagatttctctttggCTGTATCACCTTCAACATCCCATCCTGATGAGTGGATTTTGGATTCAAGTTGTACCTACCATATGTCTCCCATGCGGGAGTGGTTCtttgaatttgaagaacttgatgGTGGAGTTGTTTACATGAAAAATGACAATCCATGTAAAACAGTTGGGATAGGTTCAATCAAACTGCGTAATCATGATGGATTCACCAGAATCTTGAAGGATGTTCGGTACGTGCCGAATTTGAAAAGGAATCTCATCTCCTTGGGGCTCTTGGAGTCAAAAGACCTGAAAGTGAAGATACGAGATGGAATTCTTAAAGTAACTTCGGGAGCACTTGTAATGTTAAAAGGTGTGAGAAAGAATAATCTGTATTACTATCAAAGTAATACAATTGTTGggacagcagcagcagcaacatcTTCCAGTAGCAAGAAGGATGCGGAGGCAACAAAATTGTGACACATGCGATTGGGACATGCTGGTGAAAAATCCTTACAAAATTTTGTCAAGCAAGGATTGTTAAAAGGTACGAAAGTTtgtaaattagaattttgtgagTATTgtgttttggaaaaataaagaagagtgAAATTTAGCACTGGCATCCATAATACCAAGTGTATTTTAGATTATGTGCACTCAAATGTGTAGGGACCTGTCAAGACTCTATCTCTTGGTGGCAGGTACTATTTTGTCActtttgttgatgatttttccagaAGAGTTTGGGTATTTACTATGAAGAATAAGGATGAAGTGCAAGGGATTTTCCTTAAATGGAAAACTCAGGTTGAAAACCAGACGGGAAGAAAAATCAAGATTCTCCGAACAGATAATGGTGAAGAATACAAGAGTGATCCATTCCAAAAGATATGCCAAGAGTGTGGCATAGTTCGGCACTTCACAGTTAGAAGAACATCGTAACAGAATGGGGTGTCAGAGCGTATGAACAAGACACTAGCGGAGAAAATTCGTTGTATGCTGTCTAATGCTGGGTTAGACAGAAAATTTTGGGGTAAGGCTGTGACGTACGCTCAACATCTCGTCAATCGCTTACCATCATCTGCAATCGGTGGTAAGACTCCGTTAGAGGTATGGTCTAAAAAACCTGCAACTGATTATGATTCTTTGCGTATTTTTGGGTTCTACTGCATATTATCATGTAAATGAATCAAAGTTGGATCCATGTGCAAAGAAAACTCTCTTTATGGGCTTTAATATGGGAGTTAAATGATACTGTTTGTGGTGTCTAGAAGCAAAGAAGACCATTATCAGCAAGAATGTTATTTTTGATGAATCTGCCATGTTGAATAAGGTAACATAAGATGGGACCAGTGGTACTCCGCAACAGGTGGAGTGTGCGCCGAAACAAGTGGAGTTTGAGCAAATAGTGAGCTTAGCAAATAGCACCATCAGTGACTCTCCCATGACAGAAGAGGAGTCAGATGAGGAAGAGGTTTCAACCCAAGAAGCTCAACAGCAACAAGAGTCAATTGCCGTCAATATGCCaagacgagaaatttaaaaaccTGCTCGTTTTGCTGATATGGGGACCTATGCACTTCCAGTTGTTGATGATGTTTCAACTACCTTTTCTGAAACAATTTGAAGTACAGAAAATGGTAAATAGAAAGATActatggaagaagagatgcaatcTCTTTAGAAGAACAAGACGTGGAAGTTAATGCAACTGCCGAAGGACAAGAAGGCAATTGAATGCAAATGAatatttgcaaagaaagaagGATTTTCTGACAAGAATGATGTTCGTTACAAGGCAAGATTGGTGGCTAAAGGATACGCTCAGAAGGAGGGAGTTGATTATAATGAGGTATTTTCTTCAGTTGTTAAACATTCCTCTATTAGAATTTTGTTGGCCTTGGTAGCACAGTTGAATTTGGAGCTAGCTCAACTTGATGTGAAGACCGCATTCCTTCACGGTGATTTGAAGGAGGAAATCTATATGTCTCAGCCAGATGGATTTAAAATTGCTGGTAAAGAAGATTGGATTTGTAAGCTGAGTAAATCGTTGTACGGATTGAAACAATCACCGAGGCGATGGTACAAATGATTTGACCAGTTCATGATCGGTCAGAAGTACACAAGAAGCAAATACGATCATTGTGCGTATTTGCACAAGCTACGAGATGATTCCTATATCTACTTACTCTTGtatgttgatgatatgttgATAGCGTCAAAGAGCCAAGTTGAAATTGACAAAATGAAGGTTCAATTGAGTAAAGAGTTCGATGTGAAGAATTTGGGAGAAATCAAGAAGATTCTCGGCATGGAGATAAGCAGGAATAGAACGAGAGGCAAGTTTTATCTGACACAGAAGCAGTATTTGAAAAAGGTACTACAATATTTTGGCATGAATGGAGATTCAAAACCTGTAAGTACTCCGCTTGCTCCTCATTTGAAACTTAGTAGCCTATTATCTCCAAAACGGATGAAGAGCGAGCATACATGGCGAAAGTCCCGTATGCTAATGCAGTTGGTAGCTTGATGTATGCAATGGTGTGTACTAGACCCAACATTTCACAAGCAGTTGGTGTGGTAAGcaggtttatgcatgatccGGGTAAGGGTCATTGGCAAGCTGTGAAATGGATTCTACGGTATATCCAAGATACTGTAGATATTGGATTAGTATTTGAGTAGGATAAATTACTTAGTCAATGTATAGTTGGATATTGTGATTCTAACTATGCAGGTGATTTGGATAAGCGACGCTCTACAACTGGCTACTTGTTCACGTTTGCTAAGGCGCCAGTTAGTTGGAAGTCTACTTTGCAGTCAACGGTGGCTTTGTCTACAATGGAGGCAGGGTATATGGCAATTACTGAAACTGTGAAAGAGGCCATTTGGCTTCAAGGATTATTTGAAAACTTGGGAGTTGGTCAAAACATATTAACGTGTTTTGTGATGGTCAGAGTGCTATTCACTTAGCGAAAAACCAGGTCTTTCACGCAAGAACGAAGCACATTGATGTTCGCTATTATTTCGTGTGAGAAATTTTCGAAGAAAAGGAGATTTTTCTTCAGAAAATTCGGACTACGGAGAATCTTGCAGATATGCTGACCAAGGTGGTTACAAGAGTCAAGTTTGAACATTGTCTAAACTTGGTTAACATCCTGCACATTTGAGTTGACACCTAAaggcgcaaatttggaagcACCGCAAGGACCatttgaatttttgtttgagtgaaaaaatttgtattttttggtGAGACTAGAAATTATGCCAAGATGGAGATTTGTTGACTTTTGTGGCAGTAATTCAAGTCCACAATTGTTGACAAATTTTTGACAAACATTTAATCCCACATCGGTGGTTTAGCTTTAAAGGGAAGTGTTTGTTAGTTATAAATAAATACTCCCTCTCCTCAATTCAATTGTacaaaaaatattgaaaaaaattattttgtaattcttttcttCTCCCAAAAATTACTAAGAGCGGGTCACTTGAGCGGTGCTCGGAGATTAGGAAAATTGGCTGAACTCCGTTATCAATTTTTCGGGTGTGTTTTTtccttatctcttttatttattctacatttatttagtagtttcttttctattgtaatatagtattcaatatatttgtcgggtttatttgtagtgttttatacggttcatttgggtgtatttttttattcgtgtgtacgtattatttatgtatacacgGGTCTAGTTGTGATAATATACCGTATACGTAAATTTTGTCTAGGAGACTGGGTTTTAAGTGGGATCGCTTATGACTCCTCCAACCTTTCCTGGAAATTTACTTGGAATGGTAATTCTGTCTAAGGAGATTGTTTTAACGATCCTCTTGGGAATTACTGAATCGGTTTAAATCACTAGTTGaatttttgagtgaaaaattaTCCGATTTTTCCAACACTTTTAATACAATATATTTGAATAAAAGGAACTTTttagagagagacagagagagagagagagcaatggTTAGATTAAAAACAGTGACAAGCAGGAACAAACTCATATATCTAGAtggtaaaaaaacaaaaaaaaaaagggaaaaagaacaaaaggaacAAAATTCTACACAACAAGGTTGCAATAGCATACTGCATTCTTGGCATCTCAAAATGAacaggaaaaaagggaaaagcaagTGTTGGGTCATTCAGTTATTTGATTGGGATGAAAAGTGTACCAGTCGGATGTAAGGATCACACGAATCTGTAGCCATCTTAaagaaaatttcagaaattgcGATGATTGATAATAAACATTATGAAATATTGAAGGAAATAAGAACATCAGAATATTACAGAAACATGTTTGATAGACAATGTTGAATTCATAAATGCATGACCTATAGAATCAAAGAATTGAAAAGCTCCAGAAATTGAACTGAGAAACATGAAAAGTTGTACTAGCATTGAACTGATTGAACATATACGAATAGAACAATGGTAGTATATCTAACCTAATAAGTGGAACCCACTTTGCTTTTGAGTCCCTGCCCACTCAAGAACATACATTAACAGCACCCATTACAAAATGTGATGAGAGGAAATCGGCTCTCTTTCTGAGTTTGCACTAAGAAGAAAACATGAACTGTCATCAATTTTCTGGTTCAATAATAATGATCTTTAGATCCTCATTTCCCATATCTATCTGCTCTTGCTGTATTTGCATCATAGAATTTAAGGCAGACTCATGACACCATCTCACCTCAATCATATCAAGAGTGAGAATTTCCCCTCAACAAGAAGGTACCTTTTCCAGCCAACCACAATCATACAAAACCAATTTCTCAAGACAGCAAAAATTATCAGAAGAGGGTCCCACCAGCGAATGTCCAACTCTGACAATTCCAAGAATCGGAGGTTACCAAACTCCCCTTCTTCCATTTCCCACTTTTCCCCCACAAAGGAATCATCGCATAATTTGAGCACTTCAAGGTTGGGTAGCTTTCCAATTACTGAAATTTTACTTCATGGCTGACGATTACCTGAGAGGGtcaactttctcaaattcaatGGGAATTCAAACTCAGATCCGGTAAAATTCCTCATTCTTAGTGATTCTAATTGACTCAAGTAGTCCAGCACGAGTAACCCATCCCCATTGTGATTTCCTATAAATGCTCTCTCTTCATCTCCCACACATGTTAGCCTCTGGATGCTCGGTAACTTTGAGAGTATCTTTTGCAAGCTTTGACTTTGAGAAGAGACATCCATTGCAAGGGATAAAGTTTCCAAGTGTTCTAAATCTGGGAAGCCTTCAAGATTGTCCATGGAAAATTTGAAACCACATTCGTTATTTGGAGAAACGACAAGATGCTTTAATGTTTTAATGTTCCAGATAGTGTTCGGTAACAAAAAATTACGAAAGTTTCCTCCTACCACAAAAGTTTCTAACCTTGAGAGGTCGGCTATTGCAGATGGGATTTCCTGACTGCGCAAGTTAATACTCAAGTACCTCAAGTGAACAAGGAATAAAACTTTCCTTGGAAAAAATGGACAAGCaatctctccaaaatccaactCTCTAAGAAGTTTAGATAACACAAATTTGAGTGAGCTTCCGTCTAGCTTCTGTACATAATTACGATCAAAGAAGAGCAAACAACGTAAATTGGGAAAAAATAGCCTTGACTTTATACGTCTCCAACTGGTGGTAGGGAAAATGGACAGCCGGTGGGAGTTACAGGGTCCAGTAAAAGCATGAAGGTCATCCCCATGTAAAATCTgtagaaaattttcttcttttgctttcgCCACACAAAACTCATGTACCAAATCATGAATTCGGCAAACTTTGATCCCACCTAAAGATCTTCATTGTGTAGGCATAACTAAACTTCTCCCAATCAGATCCATCAAATAGCCATCTACCACATCCTCTAAACTCTTTCCTGCAATCTTTTGCACGAATCCTTCAGAGATCCAAAGCCGTAACAACTTTCAGACAGGAATGTCTTGGTCTTCTTGAAATGCACCCAAGTAAAGAAGACATGGTTTCAAATAAtcgggtaaataattataactATGCTCAAGCGTCTCCATGCAGTGTTCATTGTCCATAAAAATGGTGGAACTTAGACATCTTGTGACTTCTTCCCAGTAATCTTGCTGTATAGTAGCAAGAATTCCAGCAACAAGGACAACTGCAAGAGGTAGGCCCTTACAGTATTTTGCTACGTGCTGTACAACTTCACTTAAAGTTGGAGGACAATTTTCTTTGGCAAATAGCTTCTTTTGCAGCAATTTCAAACTCTCTTCATCAGTAAGTGGGCGAAGATGGTGAGGCTTGCAATCAGGTTTAATTTGCAAAGACAAATTCTGAAATCTGCTGGTTAAGAGTACCCTGCTTCCATTGTAATCATTTGGCAATGAGTGTTTCAACATATTCGAACCGTTAATGTCCCAAACATCATCCAAAACAATGACATACCTCTTCCCTTTCAATTGCTGGTATAGCCTTGTAGCCAATCATCTTCATTCATCTTATGATATGGTCACTACTTCTAGAATCAATAACACACAAAATCTGTAGCAACAAATTGTGCTTGCTATATGCTTGAGAAATAGTACACCAAGCACGAATGTGGAAGTGGAACTTTATTGAACGATCACTGTAAACTTTACTGGCTAATGTGGTCTTACCAAGCCCAGGCATACCCACAATAGCAACAACATCTAACTGGCTTGATCCTCTCATAAGTCTATCAATTATACTTTCCACCTAATCATTGAGACCTACTAGAACTTCATTAAATATTGGAGCAACAATTTGTGATGGCATGTGAATGGTAGTCTTGGTAACTCCCAAGGTTTCACCATCATATCTTATGCTGTCATAGATCTCTTCAGCCTCAATTTTCATAAGCTTGATATCTCTAGCAAAAGCATTCAAacaatgttcatgtttatcACCAAGCAGTGTAGAGTCAATTTTTAACTCTACACTGTATGCAACCTTCATGACCTGACTCCAAAGAGTTTGGAGTTTTTCATTTCGGTTGCACTGCTCCACAATATTTCCTAAGAAAGATCTTAAGAATACAAGGTCTTTTAGGATTGTGCATATTTGATTGTTTGGGAAAACAATTGAATCAACTGTAGAACTTGCTAGTTCCTTGAGAGCTTCTAGAAGAAAATCAAGCAAGGCAAGCTCATTAGTCTTAGGGAAACTAAGTAATGATGATGGTAGTGGATAAATATGTCCAACTTCTGCTGTGATCAACTTGAGCACTTCGAGTAAATGAGAAAGCGCCAAATCTATTTCCTTGGAC
The genomic region above belongs to Coffea arabica cultivar ET-39 chromosome 7c, Coffea Arabica ET-39 HiFi, whole genome shotgun sequence and contains:
- the LOC113699770 gene encoding putative late blight resistance protein homolog R1A-3, encoding MLKHSLPNDYNGSRVLLTSRFQNLSLQIKPDCKPHHLRPLTDEESLKLLQKKLFAKENCPPTLSEVVQHVAKYCKGLPLAVVLVAGILATIQQDYWEEVTRCLSSTIFMDNEHCMETLEHRFVQKIAGKSLEDVVDGYLMDLIGRSLVMPTQ